From Methanocella paludicola SANAE, a single genomic window includes:
- a CDS encoding ParB/RepB/Spo0J family partition protein, which produces MISETCECIPVSKIKVDPGHIRKNPGRIDRLKCTVSDVGLLQPILVRRSGDSYVVIDGERRLRAMKDLAISELILGREVVVDVDETEADARFKQIIANVQRDDINHFDLGRAFVMLKEKYGYQYKEIAEIIGKTPHYVTSKVGLIKRLIPEVQEIAATDMDAAKCIQDTFSDDERRDIYEMNIKILEDIARLPSELQKTAYLSIRAKAMDINEALRYLRGLKRHGLNAAEAQQEPRGDLMRCLLKLDREIEALAGRAQSADRMSRQELLNKLESSIEKLNSLYLRLKSGAGEEPERARALV; this is translated from the coding sequence ATTATAAGCGAAACATGCGAATGCATACCCGTCAGCAAGATCAAGGTCGACCCCGGGCATATCAGGAAAAATCCCGGGAGGATCGACCGGCTCAAGTGCACGGTCTCCGACGTGGGGCTGCTGCAGCCGATCCTCGTCCGCAGGTCGGGCGATTCTTACGTGGTCATCGACGGAGAAAGGAGGCTTCGGGCGATGAAGGACCTGGCAATATCCGAGCTTATTCTAGGCAGGGAGGTCGTCGTGGACGTGGACGAGACCGAGGCGGACGCCCGGTTCAAGCAGATCATCGCGAACGTCCAGAGGGACGACATCAACCATTTCGACCTCGGCCGCGCCTTCGTGATGCTGAAGGAGAAGTACGGCTACCAGTACAAGGAGATCGCCGAGATCATCGGTAAGACGCCGCACTACGTGACCTCCAAGGTCGGGCTGATCAAGCGGCTCATCCCCGAAGTGCAGGAGATCGCCGCCACCGACATGGATGCCGCGAAATGTATCCAGGATACTTTTTCGGATGATGAGCGCAGGGACATCTACGAGATGAACATCAAGATCCTCGAGGACATCGCCCGCCTGCCGTCCGAACTCCAGAAGACCGCATACCTGTCTATCCGTGCCAAAGCCATGGATATCAACGAAGCCCTGCGGTACTTAAGAGGGCTCAAGAGGCACGGGCTTAACGCGGCCGAGGCTCAGCAGGAGCCCCGCGGGGACCTCATGAGGTGCCTCCTGAAGCTCGACAGGGAGATAGAGGCCCTGGCGGGAAGAGCCCAGTCGGCCGACAGGATGAGCCGCCAGGAGCTGCTAAATAAACTGGAGTCGTCCATCGAAAAGCTCAACTCCCTGTACCTGCGGCTGAAGAGCGGGGCGGGCGAAGAGCCCGAAAGGGCCAGGGCACTGGTATGA
- the pscS gene encoding O-phospho-L-seryl-tRNA:Cys-tRNA synthase — MCMAINTAKFGFIKRDTPREINLDPLQTGGILTPEARQALQEWGDGYSVCDYCGGALDQIKTPPIFDFINKALPEFLGCDQARVTNGAREAKFAVMHAVCKEGDWVVMDGNAHYSSLVAAQRARLNIKLVEKTPAPEYKILPEKYAEAIDAVKRESGRAPALALLTYPDGSYGNIADAKAISKIVHDNGIPFLVNGAYAIGRMPFNAKELGADFVSGSGHKSMASSGPIGVLGVSNQYAPKVLAKSPTNKNKEIEFLGCTARGATIMTMLASFPAVYERTRPERWQKEVEDARWFSGQLESLGLKQLGDKPHDHDLMFFESMPFYDISQKADRYFLYREMKARSIHGIKPGLTKNFKLSTFGVGREKLGIVVDAFKEILQKYST; from the coding sequence ATGTGCATGGCGATCAATACGGCAAAGTTCGGCTTCATCAAGAGAGACACGCCCCGGGAGATCAATCTCGACCCCCTGCAGACCGGGGGCATCCTGACGCCCGAGGCGAGGCAGGCATTACAGGAGTGGGGCGACGGCTACTCCGTATGTGATTATTGCGGAGGCGCGCTGGACCAGATCAAAACGCCTCCCATCTTCGATTTTATCAATAAGGCGCTGCCCGAGTTCCTGGGCTGCGACCAGGCCCGCGTCACGAACGGCGCCAGGGAGGCCAAGTTCGCCGTCATGCACGCCGTATGCAAAGAGGGCGACTGGGTCGTCATGGACGGTAACGCCCACTACTCATCGTTGGTTGCAGCCCAGCGGGCAAGGCTTAACATCAAGCTCGTTGAAAAGACCCCCGCCCCCGAGTATAAGATACTGCCCGAGAAATATGCGGAAGCCATCGATGCAGTCAAGCGCGAGTCGGGCAGGGCGCCGGCGCTGGCCCTCCTGACGTACCCGGACGGCAGCTACGGCAACATTGCCGACGCTAAAGCGATCTCGAAGATCGTCCACGATAATGGCATACCATTCCTCGTGAACGGGGCCTACGCCATAGGGCGAATGCCATTTAACGCAAAAGAGCTGGGGGCGGACTTCGTGTCCGGGAGCGGCCACAAGAGCATGGCTTCATCGGGCCCCATCGGAGTATTAGGCGTCAGTAACCAGTATGCGCCAAAAGTGCTGGCGAAGTCGCCCACCAATAAGAATAAGGAGATCGAGTTCCTCGGCTGCACGGCCAGGGGCGCCACCATCATGACCATGCTGGCCTCCTTCCCGGCTGTCTACGAGCGCACGAGGCCTGAGCGCTGGCAAAAAGAGGTCGAGGACGCCCGCTGGTTCTCCGGACAACTCGAGTCCCTCGGCCTAAAGCAATTAGGCGACAAGCCCCATGACCACGACCTTATGTTCTTCGAGTCCATGCCCTTTTACGATATATCCCAGAAGGCCGACAGGTATTTCCTATACCGGGAGATGAAGGCCCGGAGCATCCACGGCATCAAGCCCGGCCTCACGAAGAACTTCAAGCTGAGCACATTCGGCGTCGGTAGAGAAAAGCTCGGTATCGTGGTCGACGCGTTCAAGGAGATATTGCAAAAGTATAGTACGTGA
- a CDS encoding IS256 family transposase — protein MRSTRPISSTESDEKYFEFDKDAVRNVIREFLNGVMEAEACEQAGARPYERTDGRMAYRNGSKNRDLVTRYGRVELKKPQLRGVPFETSVFARYSRAEQAIVNTICESYLQGISTRKMKNVLSLLDVDVSRSTVSRITKELDEAVHEFLSRPLGVMPYIYVDATYIKVRDHGMYLSKAVYTAMGINEEGYKEMIGVRVMQREDEDSWKEFFQELLKRGLQGVRLVVSDGHRGIKQAVRKEFLGSAWQYCHVHFRRNVLKTVPMKERRAVNELLKEHMESPHLLANFSEELKAKGYEKAGSIIEKNLEDLFNYLAFPAYQWPKLRTTNTLENIHSVIKKRIKPIGAFPNDDSVLRVVVSMLIDVNEEFATDKRHINVYRNEQ, from the coding sequence ATGAGAAGTACAAGGCCAATTAGTAGTACGGAGTCTGATGAGAAATATTTTGAGTTTGATAAAGATGCGGTGAGGAATGTTATCAGGGAGTTTTTGAATGGCGTGATGGAGGCCGAGGCCTGTGAGCAGGCCGGGGCCCGGCCTTACGAGAGGACCGATGGGAGGATGGCTTATCGTAACGGGTCTAAGAATCGGGACCTGGTCACTCGGTATGGCAGGGTAGAGTTGAAGAAGCCTCAGCTTCGTGGTGTGCCGTTTGAGACTAGCGTGTTCGCCAGGTACAGTAGGGCGGAGCAGGCGATCGTGAACACGATCTGCGAGTCCTACCTTCAGGGCATTAGCACTCGGAAGATGAAGAACGTGCTGTCACTGCTCGATGTGGACGTGAGCAGAAGTACCGTGTCAAGGATCACTAAGGAGCTTGACGAGGCGGTCCATGAGTTCCTCTCGAGGCCATTGGGGGTGATGCCTTACATCTACGTGGATGCCACTTACATTAAGGTGAGGGATCATGGCATGTACCTGTCCAAGGCAGTGTATACGGCTATGGGCATCAACGAGGAGGGGTACAAGGAAATGATCGGTGTGAGGGTGATGCAACGAGAAGATGAGGACTCGTGGAAGGAGTTCTTCCAGGAACTATTGAAAAGAGGGCTGCAAGGAGTGAGATTGGTGGTCAGCGACGGTCACAGGGGCATAAAGCAGGCTGTTCGAAAAGAGTTCCTGGGGAGTGCATGGCAGTATTGTCACGTCCATTTCAGGAGGAACGTGTTGAAGACAGTGCCAATGAAGGAGAGGAGGGCGGTGAATGAGCTTCTTAAAGAGCACATGGAATCCCCTCACCTGCTGGCAAACTTTTCAGAAGAGTTGAAGGCTAAGGGGTATGAGAAGGCGGGGAGTATCATCGAAAAGAACCTGGAAGACCTGTTCAATTATCTTGCGTTCCCCGCTTACCAGTGGCCGAAGCTTAGAACAACAAACACCCTGGAAAACATCCACTCAGTGATCAAAAAAAGAATCAAGCCCATAGGAGCCTTTCCAAACGACGATTCAGTACTGAGAGTCGTGGTTTCCATGCTTATCGACGTAAATGAAGAATTTGCCACGGATAAAAGACATATCAACGTATACCGAAACGAACAATGA
- the nifS gene encoding cysteine desulfurase NifS: MRQVYLDNAATTQVSDEVLDAMLPYFNRSFGNASSLYQMGRQAAEAMEKAREQVANAIGADTKEVIFTSGGTESDNIAVIGAAHAMREHGNHIITSTIEHPAVMEPCRHLEKEGYEVTYLPVDCEGIVSLDALNDAVTPNTILISVMHVNNEIGTIQPIEEIGRVAKENDILFHTDAVQSLGKIPVDVDDLGVDLLSLSGHKIHGPKGIGALFVRKGTRVKAVEYGGGQERGLRSGTENIPGIVGMGQACEAAARDLEKNAAHMTRLRDKLIDGITKEEYVRLNGSRTMRSPNNANLSFHYIEGESLVLMLDMKGVEASTGSACSSKELQASHVLLALGMPPEQAHGSLRFTNSIYNTEEDIDYVLDVLPDIVQKLMAMSPLYKPY; encoded by the coding sequence ATGAGGCAAGTGTATCTTGATAATGCGGCGACCACGCAGGTGAGCGACGAGGTGCTGGACGCGATGCTGCCCTACTTTAACAGAAGTTTCGGGAACGCGTCCAGCCTGTACCAGATGGGGAGGCAAGCGGCAGAAGCGATGGAGAAGGCCAGGGAGCAGGTGGCGAATGCCATCGGCGCCGATACTAAGGAGGTCATTTTCACATCAGGCGGCACTGAGTCCGACAACATCGCCGTTATCGGCGCGGCCCACGCCATGCGCGAGCACGGTAACCACATTATCACTTCCACCATCGAGCATCCGGCGGTCATGGAGCCCTGCCGGCACCTTGAAAAGGAGGGCTATGAGGTCACGTACCTGCCAGTCGACTGCGAGGGCATCGTAAGCCTGGACGCCCTCAATGACGCAGTTACGCCCAACACCATTCTCATCTCGGTCATGCACGTCAACAACGAGATAGGCACAATCCAGCCCATCGAGGAGATCGGCCGTGTAGCGAAGGAGAACGATATTCTTTTTCATACGGACGCGGTCCAGAGCCTCGGGAAAATACCCGTGGACGTGGACGACCTGGGCGTCGACCTGCTATCGCTTTCCGGGCATAAGATACACGGGCCCAAGGGCATCGGGGCGCTGTTCGTGCGGAAAGGCACGCGTGTCAAGGCAGTCGAGTACGGGGGCGGCCAGGAGAGGGGACTCAGGAGCGGCACCGAGAACATCCCGGGCATCGTCGGCATGGGGCAGGCCTGTGAGGCGGCGGCCAGGGACCTGGAGAAAAACGCCGCCCACATGACGCGCCTCAGGGATAAACTCATCGACGGCATCACGAAGGAGGAGTACGTGAGGCTGAATGGCTCGAGGACGATGCGCTCGCCGAACAACGCCAACCTGAGCTTCCACTATATCGAGGGCGAGTCGCTCGTGCTCATGCTGGACATGAAAGGCGTAGAGGCTTCTACCGGCTCTGCCTGCTCATCTAAGGAACTCCAGGCCTCCCATGTGCTGCTGGCGCTGGGCATGCCACCTGAGCAGGCACACGGTTCTCTGCGCTTCACCAACAGCATATACAATACGGAAGAGGATATCGATTACGTGCTGGATGTATTACCCGATATCGTGCAAAAGCTGATGGCCATGTCTCCGCTGTATAAGCCGTATTGA
- the hxlA gene encoding 3-hexulose-6-phosphate synthase codes for MKPILQVALDEVELARAVNIAREAVAGGADWLEAGTPLIKSEGMSAVRTLKNEFRDHVIVADMKTMDTGAIEVEMAIKSGAGVVSILGACDDSTVEESVRSARKYGARLMVDLINVPDPVARAVRLQELGADIIGVHVGIDQQMVGKDPLDILKGVRKAVTIQIAVAGGLDADSAAGAVALGADIVIVGGNIIRARDVTASAKRVRESIDSAGKHYIVREKKSIDEETREIFMQVSTPNISDAMHRAPAMRDVKPLYEGIKLVGKAVTVQNFPGDWSKPVEASDVAQKGEVIVIYNGSNYVAPWGELASRGCQQKGIAGVVIDGAIRDVDDIKRIKFPAFASASVPNANDPKGFGEINAEITCGGLRVRPGDWIIGDDNGVMVVPAERAYEVARRALEVKKSEDRVRTEIERGKTLAQVMDLYKWEKK; via the coding sequence ATGAAACCCATTTTGCAGGTCGCACTCGATGAAGTGGAGCTCGCTAGGGCCGTGAACATCGCCCGAGAGGCCGTCGCCGGAGGCGCCGATTGGCTGGAGGCTGGCACGCCGCTCATCAAGAGCGAAGGCATGAGCGCCGTTCGCACGCTGAAAAATGAGTTCAGGGACCACGTCATCGTGGCCGACATGAAGACCATGGACACCGGCGCCATCGAAGTCGAGATGGCCATCAAGTCGGGCGCCGGAGTGGTGAGCATTTTAGGCGCGTGCGACGATTCTACGGTCGAGGAGTCGGTGCGCTCTGCCAGGAAGTACGGTGCCAGGCTCATGGTCGACCTTATTAACGTTCCTGACCCAGTGGCCCGTGCTGTTCGCCTTCAGGAGCTGGGCGCCGACATCATCGGCGTTCACGTAGGAATCGATCAGCAGATGGTGGGCAAAGACCCTCTTGATATTCTTAAGGGGGTCCGTAAAGCCGTTACTATTCAGATCGCCGTTGCCGGAGGGCTGGACGCTGACTCGGCGGCGGGCGCTGTGGCCCTGGGGGCTGACATCGTCATCGTTGGCGGTAATATCATCCGGGCCCGGGATGTGACAGCTTCGGCTAAAAGGGTCAGAGAGAGCATCGACTCGGCTGGAAAGCATTATATCGTCAGGGAGAAGAAGTCCATCGACGAAGAGACCAGAGAGATATTCATGCAGGTCTCGACGCCGAATATATCGGACGCCATGCACCGTGCCCCTGCCATGCGGGACGTGAAGCCCCTGTACGAGGGCATCAAGCTCGTTGGTAAGGCTGTTACGGTCCAGAACTTCCCTGGAGACTGGTCGAAGCCGGTGGAAGCTTCTGATGTGGCGCAGAAAGGCGAGGTCATCGTCATCTATAATGGCAGTAACTACGTTGCGCCCTGGGGCGAATTAGCCTCGAGGGGGTGCCAGCAGAAGGGCATTGCCGGCGTTGTGATCGATGGTGCCATCCGTGATGTTGACGATATTAAACGGATCAAGTTCCCCGCCTTTGCCTCGGCGAGTGTTCCAAATGCAAATGACCCTAAGGGCTTCGGCGAGATCAATGCTGAAATTACTTGTGGTGGCTTACGTGTGAGACCTGGTGACTGGATCATCGGCGATGATAATGGCGTCATGGTGGTGCCCGCTGAGCGTGCCTACGAGGTTGCCCGGAGGGCTCTCGAAGTTAAGAAGTCTGAGGACCGGGTGCGGACGGAAATCGAGCGGGGGAAGACGCTCGCACAGGTGATGGATCTCTATAAGTGGGAGAAAAAATAA
- the lysA gene encoding diaminopimelate decarboxylase — protein MNYEIPGHLEVKKGHLHIGGVDTVQLAQQYGTPLYVTNEDRLRDNYRRFAKAFKGVPLFFAAKSNNSLVVQRILAQEGAGADAFSDGEIYLARLAGIPAQKILFTGNSKTDAELAYAVEAGVMVSIDSHDELISLSHIAKAHGKTMNVAFRVNPEISGDTHPKLATGLKISKFGIPRQEIVDTYKEASKLPGINPVGIHCHIGSQILEVSPYVETVNRMMDLVAQISKFVDLEFVDIGGGFGIPYQKDVKAPTPQDYAKAILPLYRKRCKEIGISPELHIEPGRYIVADTTVLLTHVNTVKKAYSTFIGVDAGFNTLIRPAMYDSYHEVVVANKADKKSASTYTVAGPICESGDILARDRKLPQVKKDDIIALLDAGAYGFCMSSQYLARPRSAEVLIHDGQAELIRKRETYDDLIQNQLIPGRLL, from the coding sequence ATGAACTACGAGATACCCGGTCACCTGGAAGTAAAAAAGGGTCACCTGCACATCGGCGGCGTGGACACCGTCCAGCTAGCACAACAGTACGGCACCCCGCTGTACGTGACCAACGAGGACAGGCTCCGAGATAATTACCGTAGATTCGCTAAGGCGTTCAAGGGCGTTCCTTTATTTTTCGCGGCCAAGTCGAACAACAGCCTGGTCGTCCAGCGCATCCTGGCGCAGGAAGGCGCCGGAGCGGACGCGTTCTCCGACGGCGAGATATACCTTGCCCGACTTGCGGGCATCCCGGCACAGAAGATCCTTTTCACCGGCAACTCCAAGACCGACGCCGAGCTCGCCTACGCGGTAGAGGCGGGCGTCATGGTCTCCATCGATTCGCACGACGAACTCATATCCCTTTCACATATCGCTAAGGCTCACGGCAAAACGATGAACGTGGCCTTCCGGGTCAACCCCGAGATCTCCGGCGACACGCACCCCAAGCTTGCCACCGGACTCAAGATCTCCAAGTTCGGCATTCCAAGGCAGGAGATCGTAGACACGTACAAGGAAGCGTCGAAGCTTCCGGGCATCAACCCCGTAGGCATCCACTGCCACATCGGCTCCCAGATCCTCGAGGTCAGTCCGTACGTCGAGACTGTAAACCGCATGATGGACCTGGTGGCGCAGATCTCGAAGTTCGTCGACCTGGAGTTCGTGGACATCGGCGGCGGCTTCGGCATACCATACCAGAAGGACGTCAAGGCGCCTACGCCGCAGGACTACGCGAAGGCGATCCTGCCCCTGTACCGGAAGCGGTGCAAGGAGATCGGCATCAGCCCCGAGCTGCATATCGAGCCGGGCCGCTACATCGTGGCGGACACGACAGTACTTTTAACGCACGTCAACACGGTCAAGAAAGCCTACTCGACATTCATCGGCGTCGACGCGGGCTTCAACACGCTCATCCGCCCGGCCATGTACGACTCGTACCACGAGGTTGTCGTGGCCAACAAGGCAGACAAGAAAAGCGCCAGCACCTACACCGTCGCCGGCCCTATCTGCGAGAGCGGCGACATCCTCGCACGGGACCGCAAGCTCCCCCAGGTCAAGAAGGACGACATCATCGCTTTACTCGACGCGGGGGCCTATGGCTTCTGCATGAGCTCCCAGTACCTCGCCAGGCCCCGCAGTGCGGAAGTGCTCATACACGACGGCCAGGCCGAGCTCATCCGCAAGCGAGAGACATATGATGACCTGATACAAAACCAGTTGATACCGGGAAGATTATTATGA
- a CDS encoding DegT/DnrJ/EryC1/StrS family aminotransferase, whose amino-acid sequence MIPIAKPLIGQEEIDAVMGVMRSGTIAEGPKTKEFEDAFKAYIGAGHAIAVNSGTAALHVALLAKGIGPGDEVITTPFTFIATANSILFTGAKPVFVDIEPDTFNIDVNRIRDKITKRTKAVIPVDLYGHCAEMKAIMDIAEDHGLAVIEDACQAHGASVDGKKAGSFDIGCFSFYPTKNMTTSEGGMITCNDDDVAEKARMIKSHGSKVRYYHEMLGYNLRMTDISAAIGLAQLKKVDRFNEARIRNAMLLSEKLKDIPGIVTPAIKPGYKHVFHQYTIRVTDEAKLGRDELMGELNHACIGNSIYYPLPIHQQPSFRNIVNGNRYPVSELMSKQVISLPVHPSVTADEIQFMADNIRVVLT is encoded by the coding sequence ATGATACCAATAGCGAAGCCTCTCATAGGCCAGGAAGAGATTGACGCCGTCATGGGCGTGATGAGGTCGGGCACCATCGCCGAGGGCCCGAAGACGAAGGAATTCGAGGACGCCTTTAAGGCATATATCGGCGCGGGCCACGCCATCGCCGTTAATTCGGGTACCGCCGCGTTGCATGTTGCATTACTCGCTAAGGGCATCGGCCCGGGCGACGAGGTAATTACTACGCCCTTTACGTTCATCGCCACCGCGAACAGCATCCTGTTCACGGGCGCTAAGCCAGTGTTCGTCGATATCGAGCCCGATACCTTCAACATCGACGTGAACCGGATACGGGATAAGATCACGAAGCGCACGAAAGCCGTCATACCCGTTGACCTCTACGGCCACTGCGCCGAGATGAAGGCGATCATGGATATTGCGGAAGACCATGGACTGGCGGTCATCGAAGACGCATGCCAGGCGCACGGCGCCTCGGTCGACGGCAAAAAGGCAGGCTCCTTCGACATAGGCTGCTTCAGCTTCTATCCGACGAAGAACATGACCACGAGCGAAGGCGGCATGATCACCTGCAACGACGATGATGTGGCGGAGAAGGCAAGGATGATCAAGTCCCACGGCTCGAAGGTACGCTACTACCACGAGATGCTGGGCTACAACCTCCGGATGACCGACATCAGTGCCGCCATCGGCCTGGCCCAGCTAAAGAAGGTCGACCGGTTCAACGAGGCCCGCATAAGGAACGCCATGCTCCTCAGCGAGAAGCTCAAGGACATACCCGGCATCGTTACACCGGCCATTAAGCCCGGCTACAAACACGTCTTTCACCAGTACACTATCCGCGTCACGGACGAGGCGAAGCTCGGCAGGGACGAGCTCATGGGCGAATTGAACCATGCCTGCATCGGCAACAGCATCTACTACCCGCTGCCCATCCACCAGCAGCCCTCGTTCAGGAACATCGTGAACGGCAACCGATACCCGGTTTCCGAGCTGATGTCGAAGCAGGTGATCTCCCTGCCGGTCCACCCGTCCGTGACGGCGGACGAGATACAGTTCATGGCCGACAACATCCGGGTGGTGTTAACGTGA
- a CDS encoding acyltransferase: protein MNSRTLFVRSTGNRIHGSCRIYGTSVVGKNCTIMENVILGYPSNKVLNDVQSSGQTLERYPFVGACIGDNAVIRSNSTFYCDVDAGHGLRTGHNVMVRENTKLGDNVLLGTNTVVDGHTSIGSNVSIQSNVYIPTNTVIEDNVFLGPCSVLANDKYPIRVEYGLKGPRLRKGASVGANATILPDVEIGEGAMVAAGALVTKNVPAWKLAIGTPAKVVELPEKLRNLNRI, encoded by the coding sequence ATGAACTCCCGCACACTTTTCGTCAGGAGCACGGGCAACCGCATCCATGGCTCCTGCAGGATCTACGGCACGAGCGTCGTCGGCAAGAACTGCACGATCATGGAGAACGTGATCCTGGGCTATCCTTCTAATAAGGTGCTGAACGATGTCCAGTCCAGCGGCCAGACGCTCGAGCGCTACCCGTTCGTGGGGGCCTGCATCGGCGATAATGCCGTGATCCGCTCGAATTCGACATTCTATTGTGACGTGGATGCCGGACATGGCCTGCGCACGGGCCACAACGTGATGGTCCGGGAGAACACGAAGCTGGGGGACAACGTGCTTTTAGGGACCAATACGGTCGTCGACGGGCACACGTCCATCGGAAGCAATGTCAGCATCCAGAGTAACGTGTACATACCCACCAATACGGTCATCGAGGACAACGTGTTCCTGGGCCCGTGCTCGGTGCTGGCCAACGATAAATATCCTATACGCGTGGAGTACGGCCTTAAGGGGCCGAGGCTGCGAAAAGGGGCATCCGTCGGGGCGAACGCGACGATACTGCCCGATGTTGAGATCGGCGAAGGGGCAATGGTGGCGGCGGGGGCGCTGGTGACGAAGAACGTGCCGGCCTGGAAGCTCGCCATCGGGACGCCGGCGAAGGTCGTCGAACTACCTGAAAAACTCAGGAATTTGAACAGGATCTGA
- a CDS encoding LL-diaminopimelate aminotransferase, which translates to MIKYADRLNSLPPYAFAEVDKAKHQKIKEGVDVIDLGVGDPDTPTPDYVIDSLCKAVHNPETHQYPSYSGSTEFRDAAAGWFAGRFGVKLNMEKEIITLIGSKEGIAHIPEAFVNPGDYTLCPNPGYPVYGTATTFAEGIPYAMPLLAENGFKPDLAKIPKDIVKKSKMLFINYPNNPTAAIADKKFFREAVDFGKDNGLVVVHDNAYSEVTYDGYKAPSILEVPGAMDCCIEIHSLSKTSNMTGWRIGFAVGNADIVAGLGKVKMNVDSGAFLAVQLAAIDALKGAETFKQKMSKVYQARRDALLVGLKTLGIKMEAPKATFYVWAPVPGGNSTEYAKFLIDKAGVVCTPGVSLGKYGEGYVRFSLTRPIERINEAVERMKKI; encoded by the coding sequence ATGATAAAGTATGCGGACAGGCTCAACTCGCTGCCTCCATACGCGTTTGCAGAGGTAGACAAAGCGAAGCATCAGAAGATAAAGGAAGGCGTCGATGTTATCGACCTGGGAGTCGGGGATCCCGATACGCCCACGCCGGATTATGTCATTGACTCGCTCTGTAAGGCCGTGCACAACCCTGAAACTCACCAGTACCCGTCCTATTCGGGCTCCACCGAGTTCCGGGACGCCGCCGCCGGATGGTTCGCCGGGCGGTTCGGCGTAAAGCTGAATATGGAAAAGGAGATCATCACCCTAATTGGTTCAAAGGAAGGCATCGCGCATATCCCGGAGGCGTTCGTGAATCCGGGCGACTATACGCTCTGCCCCAACCCGGGCTATCCGGTCTATGGGACAGCGACTACTTTTGCTGAGGGCATTCCGTACGCCATGCCGCTGCTTGCCGAGAACGGCTTTAAGCCCGACCTCGCAAAGATCCCTAAGGACATTGTAAAGAAATCCAAAATGCTTTTCATCAACTATCCAAACAACCCGACGGCGGCCATCGCCGATAAAAAGTTTTTCAGGGAAGCGGTCGATTTCGGCAAGGACAACGGCCTCGTGGTCGTCCACGACAATGCGTACTCCGAGGTCACTTACGACGGCTACAAGGCCCCGAGCATCCTGGAGGTCCCGGGCGCCATGGACTGCTGCATAGAAATTCATTCGTTATCGAAGACGTCCAACATGACCGGCTGGCGTATCGGCTTCGCCGTGGGCAACGCCGATATTGTCGCCGGCCTGGGCAAGGTCAAGATGAACGTGGACTCGGGAGCGTTCCTGGCCGTCCAGCTAGCCGCAATTGACGCCCTTAAGGGTGCCGAGACGTTCAAGCAGAAGATGAGCAAGGTCTATCAGGCTAGGCGAGACGCGCTGCTGGTCGGTCTCAAGACCCTGGGAATCAAGATGGAGGCGCCGAAGGCGACCTTTTATGTATGGGCCCCCGTGCCCGGCGGCAACTCCACCGAGTACGCAAAATTCCTGATCGATAAGGCGGGCGTCGTGTGCACGCCCGGCGTCAGCCTGGGCAAGTACGGCGAAGGCTACGTGCGCTTCTCGCTGACCCGCCCGATCGAGCGCATCAATGAAGCCGTAGAGAGGATGAAGAAGATATGA
- the dapF gene encoding diaminopimelate epimerase has product MTIQFTKLQGNGNDFILIDEWDDLLVPDDRKAAFAKKYCHRRFGIGADGVLFLTKGVKAPLQMRIFNEDGSEAEMCGNGIRCFAKYALDKRYIVPGLARVETKAGVLEIETKTENGKTYIKVNMGKPLFDRVKIPAQGHGEFINVPLHGYEVSAVNTGVPHAVVFVDSLEDPDLMDAAPLIRFDKVFAKGANVNFVQRDMGNLRVRTYERGVEGETLSCGTGSVAAAAIARHLGIVRDSAVVKTAGGELRITFEHDMAYMEGGAETVYKGEIEFDLSTP; this is encoded by the coding sequence ATGACCATACAGTTCACCAAGCTCCAGGGAAACGGCAACGATTTCATCCTCATCGACGAGTGGGACGACCTCCTCGTGCCCGACGACAGGAAGGCCGCCTTCGCGAAGAAGTACTGCCATAGGCGCTTCGGCATCGGCGCCGACGGCGTCCTCTTTTTGACCAAGGGCGTCAAAGCCCCGCTGCAAATGCGCATCTTCAACGAGGACGGCTCCGAGGCGGAGATGTGCGGCAACGGCATCCGCTGCTTCGCTAAGTATGCGCTCGATAAGCGCTACATCGTGCCCGGCCTGGCAAGGGTTGAGACAAAGGCGGGCGTGCTGGAGATCGAGACGAAGACGGAGAACGGCAAGACATACATCAAGGTAAACATGGGCAAGCCCCTCTTCGACCGCGTCAAGATCCCTGCCCAGGGCCACGGCGAATTCATTAATGTTCCGCTGCACGGCTACGAGGTGTCCGCGGTCAACACCGGCGTGCCTCATGCCGTCGTCTTCGTGGATTCCCTCGAGGACCCGGACCTCATGGATGCGGCGCCCCTGATACGTTTCGACAAGGTCTTCGCAAAGGGGGCGAACGTGAACTTCGTCCAGAGGGACATGGGCAACCTCCGCGTCCGGACGTACGAGCGCGGTGTCGAGGGCGAGACCTTAAGCTGCGGCACGGGCTCCGTTGCTGCCGCTGCAATAGCCAGGCATCTCGGCATCGTCCGGGACTCCGCAGTCGTTAAAACTGCTGGTGGTGAACTCCGTATCACCTTTGAACATGACATGGCGTACATGGAAGGCGGCGCCGAGACGGTTTACAAGGGTGAGATAGAGTTCGACCTCTCAACACCCTAA